The genomic DNA GACCGTGGGCGCAACGTCGATGAGGCTGACTTGTGCCTCGACCCGTCCGTTCGGATGGCCGAGGGAGAGCGGAAGCTTCACGACGAGGGGAATTCGTAGCTGTTCCTCGTAGAGCGTCTTCTGGTGCTCCCACCCGCCGTGCTCGAGAAACTCCTCGCCGTGATCGGACGTCACGACGATGATCGACTCCTCGAACACGCCCAGACGTTTCATCTCCTGGAACAGCCGTTCGACATGTCGGTCGGTGTAGAGGATCTCTCCGTCATAGAGCGCCTGGATGTGGTGAAGGTCGGAAGGTTCGATCTCCTCCGCGGTGAGCTCCTTGAAATCCCACCAGATTCCCGTGGCTTCACCCTCGTAGCGAGGGTCGAAAACGTCGTCGTAGGGAGCGGGCGGATCGTAGTGCCAGTGCGGGTCGTAGTAATGAACGAACAAGAAGAAATCGCGGTCGGCCCACGCATGCAGAAACCGTATTGCCTGGTCGGTAACCTCTTCGGCGCGCGTCTCGGGAAGATAGCGGTGGCGATCGAAACCCGTCCCGAAGCCGTAATGACGCGAGAGGTACAAGTGCGTCACGATCGCCTGAGTGAAGAATCCATTGTCACGGAGGAGCTGCGCCAGATTCGGCCATTCGGGGGAGAGTCCGACGTGGAGGTCAGAGGCGCCGTGCACGCTCGGAACGGTCGACGTCAAGAGCGACGCGTGGGCGGGAAGCGTCCAGGAGGACGTGCTCACCGCATCCTCGAAGACGAGCGCGTCCGACGACAAGGCCTCGAGTCCGGGGGTGGTGCGTCTCGGATAGCCATAGAGGCTCGTGTGGTCACGGCGAAGGGTGTCGATCGAGACGATCACGACGCCTCGGGAGCGCGGGTGTCGGCCCCGATCGTGAAGCGCGGGGTCGGCGAACACACCGACGAGTGGAAGAGGCGGTGCGCCTTCCACCGCCTCGTAGCCGGGAAACGACGTCTCGAGCGAGAGCCAGATCTCCCGGCCCCCGTGCCGACCGAGATCCACGCTCTGGTCGATCCAGCGTCCCCGCCGGCCAACGTGGATCTCGCGGTCGAAGAGAACGTCGTCGACGACTTTGTCCCCGGCACGCACGCGAAAACGCATTCGGGCTCCGGGGAGCGGCTCGTCCCCTCTCGCGTGCGGCGCTTGGGCTATGCCCATCGCGAACGTGAGGAACCCTTCCGCGGGAACGGTGACTCGGTAGCGGAACTCGGCGGGAGTGGGCGCGACCAGGGCAGGCCTTATGTCCCCGGAAAAGTCGATCGGCGATCGAAGCTCCTCCTCTTCGGTCGGTGAGAATACGACGTAGGTGAGGCCGAGAAGATCGACGGGGGCCTCGGGCTCTCGTCCGCCACCGCAAGCCCCTGCGGCGAGCGCCAAGCCGAATGCGGCCAGCCGGCTATGCGTCATCGATCGCGAGGTCCGACGTATCGAGTGTTGTACTCCTGGCGATAACGAAGAAGGGACTCCGTTTCCGGGAACTCGGTCTCATCGGGGTACGGATACGACGGCATTCCGTGGAACGGAAGAGGCTCGATGTGGTGGGGGCGCGCCGAGTTCAGATCCATGTCCTTCCCGAAGCCGTCCGCGAGGGCGAAAAAGCTCCGGGTGCGCCCCGCGGCAAGCTCGGGGAGCCGGGAGGCCTCGAAACCGAGGCGGACTTCATCACCGTGACGGGTGATCACGTAACGATCGTCGATCGTGTCGAGAAGCTCGGAGACGTCGCCGTAACGCGTGTAAGCGCCCTCGTGGGCGTCCCACAGATCGTCGGGCCGTATCGTATCGTAGGTGTAGAGAGACGGCGCCCGGCCGTCGGGATCAAACGGTGCCGGATAGCCCAAAAAGCCGAGCTTCGCGGTCGAGGGGGTAAGCTCGGTCACGGTGAGCCTCGCATCGGGAACGACCTCGGCGACTCCAATCCAGTCCCAGTAGAGTCTCATGCTCGTCGTGATGCGGAGGTGAGACCGCTTCCGATCCACGAGACCTTCCAGATCCACGAGCATCGTCTTCGGAAGACCGGCGGGAAATCCCATTTGAGGAAGATTTCGATCGAAGCGTCCCGAGCCGTCACCCGCTTCGAGATAGGGCGTCACGAGCCGGACGCCCGCCTGGGAAGCGGCCAGGTTCGAGCTGGAGTCGGCATAATCCACCCAGCCATAGAGAAGCAGCACGTAGTGCGCGCCCTCCTCGATCGCGCCGAGATCGAGCGTGAGGGTGTGCTCCTCCGCATAGCCCTTGAACGGCAGGAGCGCGAAGCCGTCGGGGTACCGACGGTCCTTGGACCGCAGGCGCTCGGTCACGTCCGTGCCCCGGTGGTCGACTGCCCCGGCCACGCTGCGCACGTCCCGCACCGCGTAGAAACGGTGCTCGGGGTAGGGCGGTCCGGGCATGAGCCTCTCGTTCGCGAAGACCTCGACCTCCTTCGGATGATCGACGGCCAGAAGGGCTGCCTTGTCGTACAGGATGACCTCCTCGAGCTGGTTCACCCACCTGATGTCGTACGCCCCGTCACGAGGAGTCATGGGGAAGGCCTCGAGCTTCACGATCTCGTCGGTGTCGGGGGTGTTGAAGACGCCGGGCGCGAGGAGGTTGCCGATGGCGCTTCCGCCGAGAAAGTCGGTGACGAAGCGGACTTTCTCACCGTCCCAGGCATAGAGGATGGGGCAGGACGTTCCCTTGCGGTTCAACTCCTCGATCTTCGCGGTCACGCCGGAAGCGAGGTCCATCTCGATTTGCTTGACGCCCCCCGGCCACAGAAAACGCACGTAGTCGGGAGCCTGAGCGTTCCCGAGCCCAAAATGGAGCGGAAGCTCGCTCTGGGAGAAATAACCGCTGGTCGAGCGAACTTCGCGCCTGAGGCTCGCGTCGCCGACCCTCACCTCGACTTTGGTGCCGAGTCCGTCGAGATTGCTTCGAAGTCCCTGCGCCCTGATGCGCACGTGAGCGTTCCGGCTCCCTGCTTCGTTTCGGAAGTAGGCGAGCTCTCCGCGGTTCGTGCCGACGAGCAGGTCGAGATCGCCGTCGGAGTCCACATCGGCCACCGCGAGCCCTCTTCCCTCGCCGCTCACGCTGGCTCGCAGATTGGCGGCCCGGACGAAGCCACTCGGCAAGCTCTCGTAACAAGCCGCCAGAGCCTCCGCCTCGTTGACCACCAGGGCGAGATCGAGATCGACGTCGTTGTCCGCATCGAGGAACGAAGCGCCATATCGGGCCCCGGGTGCGCCGGCCGCGAGCAATCCGGTCGAGAGCACGTCGGGCCGGAAGCCGTCGCCGGCCGCCCCTCGGAGGAGCAGGTTGAGGCTCGAGCCTTCGGCGGTGAAGAAGAGATCGAAGAAGCCGTCACGGTCGAAATCGCCCGAGTCGACTCCGCGGGTCCTTGTGCCGGTCTCGACACCGAAGTCGACGGCCGATTCGGTGAAGGTCCCCACGCGATCGTTGGAGAACAGGTCGCTCGGGGCGCCGTCGTTCACCACGATGAAATCGATGTCCCGATCTTCGTCGAGATCGGAGAAGAGAGCGACGAGACTCCGTTTCGCTCCACCATCGGTGCGCGTTTCCCGCGCCGTTTCGGTGAAGGTGCCGTTGCCGTTGTTCCGGTAGAGACGGTTCGGTGCGCCGGGGAGATCGAATGGAACGTCCAGTCGATCCACGCCCTCGGGTGCCTGCTTCGCGAGAAAGTTGGCCACGTAGATATCGAGGTCCCCGTCATGGTCGACGTCCGCGAGGCTCGCCGACACCGAAACGTCGTCGCCGCGAACGGTCTCGTCGGCCGATGCCGAGAAGCGGCCCGCGCCGTCGTTCAGGAACAGAGCGTTCGCCCCGACACCGGTAAGATACAGGTCGGCGTCGAGGTCGTTGTCGATGTCTCCGCTGACGACGCCCACGAAGGAACCTTCGCTCGGAAGACCGCTCCCTTCGACGCGCTCGAACCTCCCGCCGACGTTTCGGAAGAAGATGGGCGCCCCGTCGCGAACGAAGACGACGTCCGGATCGTCGTCGTCGTCGAGATCCCGGAAGACGAGCCCCGTTCCGAGAGGCGGAAGGGCGACTTTCCGGATCCAATCGGCGTCGTAAGCCGACACGGGGATACTTCGTGGAGGTGGCTCGATTCGGAGCGCCTCGAGAACGAGGCCGACGTCCTCGGTTGCATCGACGAAGCTCAGGCCGTTCGCCCGCACCGGCTCGTTCGCGCGAGGCTGGAGGGGCTCGCCGCGCGCCTCCATCGCCTCGGCGTAGGGGCCGAGCTCGGTGTACTGCAGCCCGGCAGAGGCGGCATCGGCGGGGAAGCTCT from Vicinamibacteria bacterium includes the following:
- a CDS encoding FG-GAP-like repeat-containing protein, with the protein product MKTYFPLFALLLVSQPDDPSRHANRGVALLEQFRFAEAAAEFEQVVALDPGSVSGYVNLGIAYFNERDFERSRVALERALGLAPENPYVHYNLGLIDKLQGETERALSYFEKVKSIDPMDSMTHYYLGSLYANLGRLEDAEASLRRTIELQPSNESAHFSLGNVLIRQGRREEGQRELMLFRELKESFPADAASAGLQYTELGPYAEAMEARGEPLQPRANEPVRANGLSFVDATEDVGLVLEALRIEPPPRSIPVSAYDADWIRKVALPPLGTGLVFRDLDDDDDPDVVFVRDGAPIFFRNVGGRFERVEGSGLPSEGSFVGVVSGDIDNDLDADLYLTGVGANALFLNDGAGRFSASADETVRGDDVSVSASLADVDHDGDLDIYVANFLAKQAPEGVDRLDVPFDLPGAPNRLYRNNGNGTFTETARETRTDGGAKRSLVALFSDLDEDRDIDFIVVNDGAPSDLFSNDRVGTFTESAVDFGVETGTRTRGVDSGDFDRDGFFDLFFTAEGSSLNLLLRGAAGDGFRPDVLSTGLLAAGAPGARYGASFLDADNDVDLDLALVVNEAEALAACYESLPSGFVRAANLRASVSGEGRGLAVADVDSDGDLDLLVGTNRGELAYFRNEAGSRNAHVRIRAQGLRSNLDGLGTKVEVRVGDASLRREVRSTSGYFSQSELPLHFGLGNAQAPDYVRFLWPGGVKQIEMDLASGVTAKIEELNRKGTSCPILYAWDGEKVRFVTDFLGGSAIGNLLAPGVFNTPDTDEIVKLEAFPMTPRDGAYDIRWVNQLEEVILYDKAALLAVDHPKEVEVFANERLMPGPPYPEHRFYAVRDVRSVAGAVDHRGTDVTERLRSKDRRYPDGFALLPFKGYAEEHTLTLDLGAIEEGAHYVLLLYGWVDYADSSSNLAASQAGVRLVTPYLEAGDGSGRFDRNLPQMGFPAGLPKTMLVDLEGLVDRKRSHLRITTSMRLYWDWIGVAEVVPDARLTVTELTPSTAKLGFLGYPAPFDPDGRAPSLYTYDTIRPDDLWDAHEGAYTRYGDVSELLDTIDDRYVITRHGDEVRLGFEASRLPELAAGRTRSFFALADGFGKDMDLNSARPHHIEPLPFHGMPSYPYPDETEFPETESLLRYRQEYNTRYVGPRDR
- a CDS encoding sulfatase → MTHSRLAAFGLALAAGACGGGREPEAPVDLLGLTYVVFSPTEEEELRSPIDFSGDIRPALVAPTPAEFRYRVTVPAEGFLTFAMGIAQAPHARGDEPLPGARMRFRVRAGDKVVDDVLFDREIHVGRRGRWIDQSVDLGRHGGREIWLSLETSFPGYEAVEGAPPLPLVGVFADPALHDRGRHPRSRGVVIVSIDTLRRDHTSLYGYPRRTTPGLEALSSDALVFEDAVSTSSWTLPAHASLLTSTVPSVHGASDLHVGLSPEWPNLAQLLRDNGFFTQAIVTHLYLSRHYGFGTGFDRHRYLPETRAEEVTDQAIRFLHAWADRDFFLFVHYYDPHWHYDPPAPYDDVFDPRYEGEATGIWWDFKELTAEEIEPSDLHHIQALYDGEILYTDRHVERLFQEMKRLGVFEESIIVVTSDHGEEFLEHGGWEHQKTLYEEQLRIPLVVKLPLSLGHPNGRVEAQVSLIDVAPTVAQVLGVEVPETFQGRSLLDGDEPVEAWSETEHTLDGSHLIAMRRGASGDKVIYTLKGNEVGVRVFDLLADPEERNGEEGDSGRLSQALDAYLTAATARRAGKSASPKVELTPEEVERLRALGYIP